GCGCTTGGCTCAAAGGGTGAAGTCTTCATGGCATTAGAAAACCTGTTCGATCGAAAGTACGCATACCGCCCAGGCTATCCCATGCCGGGCCGGGCTGCCCAAATCGGCCTTGCTGCCAGCTTCTGATTCCGACCCATTGCTAAGGAACAAACTCATGAATAGATTCAGATGGCAGGGCTTGGCCTTGGCCCTTTGCTTCGCCACCACTTCAGGGTTGGTAGCAACTCAGGCGTTTGCCGTGACGCCAGTTGCGTCGTCCACCGAGTCAACAGCGATTCAACGTGCGATGAAGGATATCTGGGACAAGCCTGATTCGAGACTTGAAGTGGCCCCAGTCTCCATCTTAGGGTCGCATGCTGTTGCAGGATGGATCCAGGGCAGCCGTGGTGGACGTGCTTTGCTCAAGCGCAACGCTCATGGCCAGTGGACGGTTGCCGTGTGCGGAGGCGACGGTCTCAAAGACCCCAAGATGCTTGAGATGGCTGGCTTGTCAGCAACTTCCGCAAGCCAGCTGGCGTGGAACGTGGCACAAGCCGAGGCTGCCATGACACCCAAGCAACGTGCGCTGTTCTCCTCTTTTGATGGGATGGTACAGATGGACCCGCATGGTGCTCACCCTGCGCACTCGACTGGCAACTCTCATTGAAATGAACTGGAGCTGCAACTGACCAACTGCCTCATCCATTGGTATTTGCAGCTTCCCTCACCATGTTTGGCTTAACGTGACTCTCGCTCGATTCCCACTTTTTCAACGTCATCCAATTGCTTTTGCCGTTGCGATATCTCTCACTTCCGCTGCTGGCGCCCAGGGGCTGATCCCAGGAACGACAGGTGATTCCTCTTTAACCCTTGGCACAGTCAACGTCAGTGCCAGCGCCTCAGGCCCTCTGTCCGCGCGCAATGTATTTAGCTCAGTGGACATCCTGGGCGCGGATGTATTGGCCAATGAGCATGTCGACTACAGCTGGGAGCTGATGTCCAAAGCTCCAGGCGTCCAGGTCACGCAGTTCAAACAAGGCACCGACGCGGGCCGCTTTTCCTTTCGAGGCTTTAACGGCGAAGGCCGTGTCAATGCCGTGAAGCTCCTCATTGATGGCATCCCGAGCAACGACAACGCCGGGGGTATGCCGTTTTTGGATGCTGTCTTTCCTCTGGACATCGAGTCCATAGAAATTGTTCGCGGAACCAACGACGCCCGGTACGGCTTGAACAATATTGCCGGAAACGCCAACGTGATCACACGTACCGGCGGCAATGAAGGACGAGCCAGCATGACCGTTGGCAGCTTCGGGACCAAGGAGTTTCAGCTTTCCAAGGGCATTGAAAGTGGCAACTGGAGCCAGAACTATTTTCTGGCTTGGCGCGACTCCGACGGCTACAGAGACCATGCCGATGCCCGAAAGATCTCGATGTCCGGCAAGTGGTTCTATACCTCTGACGATGGACGCTGGAGAACTGGCGTTATTGCACGCTACTACCGCAACAAAGCGCTGGAGTCTGGCTACCTCAGCTATGACGAAGCCATGAAGGCACCGCGCAGCTCGCCAGCCTATGCAGCGGCAGACCGCGGAGAGCGCGAAACGGGTCAACTGAGCGCACATCTGGATGGAGAGCTGACGCCAGAGCTCTCACTGGCTGCCAAGGTCTATGTGAATCAGTACCAGAACCAACGCTGGGTTCGCTTTTCTACCGCTGGCTCACAGCAAGAGCGCTACAACGACGAGCAACAGCAAGGGGCGATAACCACCTTGACCTGGCGCCCTAAAGTCCAATGGGCGCATGAGTTCACACTCGAAGGTGGACTCGACGCGCAATGGCAAAGCAATGTTGGCCAGCGCTTTCGCACAACAGAACGCATCAGAACATCACAGTTTCGCGACTGGGACTTCGACCTGAATACCCAGGGTGCGTATGCTCAAGCGGTGATTCGCCCGATTGAGGCGCTAAAGATCATTCCGGCACTGCGAGTAGATAACGTCGACGGAAACTTCACCGATCGCCTCACAGGGGCTCGCTATCCAGTTCATAACTATGGACTGATCAAGCAGCCAAAAATCAGCGTGGCCTACACGCTCAGCTCCCAAGCGAGTGTCTATGCCAACTGGGGGCGCACTTTCCAGATCGGCTCTGGAATCGACGCTTATCGTACGCAGCAGCGCAACCTCAAACCGTCGATCAATGACGGTTGGGAGACAGGAGTGAAGTTTTCGCCCCTACCCTGGCTCAACGGCCGAGTGGCTTACTGGGAGCAACGTGCTTCCGGCGAAGTGGCACGAGTGCTGGGTGTCGATGGGCTGCCCGACCCAGGAGGTCTAGGGAACGTGGGTAAGACCCTGCGCAAGGGGTTTGACGTCCAGTTCAACATGAAGCCGAGTGCGCGAACCATGGCCTGGGTTGCCTACTCG
This window of the Comamonas testosteroni genome carries:
- a CDS encoding TonB-dependent receptor, whose translation is MTLARFPLFQRHPIAFAVAISLTSAAGAQGLIPGTTGDSSLTLGTVNVSASASGPLSARNVFSSVDILGADVLANEHVDYSWELMSKAPGVQVTQFKQGTDAGRFSFRGFNGEGRVNAVKLLIDGIPSNDNAGGMPFLDAVFPLDIESIEIVRGTNDARYGLNNIAGNANVITRTGGNEGRASMTVGSFGTKEFQLSKGIESGNWSQNYFLAWRDSDGYRDHADARKISMSGKWFYTSDDGRWRTGVIARYYRNKALESGYLSYDEAMKAPRSSPAYAAADRGERETGQLSAHLDGELTPELSLAAKVYVNQYQNQRWVRFSTAGSQQERYNDEQQQGAITTLTWRPKVQWAHEFTLEGGLDAQWQSNVGQRFRTTERIRTSQFRDWDFDLNTQGAYAQAVIRPIEALKIIPALRVDNVDGNFTDRLTGARYPVHNYGLIKQPKISVAYTLSSQASVYANWGRTFQIGSGIDAYRTQQRNLKPSINDGWETGVKFSPLPWLNGRVAYWEQRASGEVARVLGVDGLPDPGGLGNVGKTLRKGFDVQFNMKPSARTMAWVAYSHQSARITAPDPSAPNTLGKEIENVPHYLLSAGVDWQATDRVKLSAWGNAQGDYYLERTNTQGRAGKFAVLNLGASYRLDDKTDLGLQLKNVTNRKYVYAWYDSGSSGYSPADGRGIYASLNVRF
- a CDS encoding copper uptake system-associated protein; this translates as MNRFRWQGLALALCFATTSGLVATQAFAVTPVASSTESTAIQRAMKDIWDKPDSRLEVAPVSILGSHAVAGWIQGSRGGRALLKRNAHGQWTVAVCGGDGLKDPKMLEMAGLSATSASQLAWNVAQAEAAMTPKQRALFSSFDGMVQMDPHGAHPAHSTGNSH